In Alphaproteobacteria bacterium, one genomic interval encodes:
- a CDS encoding histidine phosphatase family protein → METPAWHLAMQKIAADAGGLQTDIERFYFLRHGETEHNKRRIIQTQRGVTLNDTGRGQARAAAQILKRVNFLEIHASDLERAWETAEIVNLECRKPIHKVPALYERNWGDWAGGSNVDLDWGGSPGNGETLEEFTLRTLHGFNEVLKHGEILVVAHGGNYAVLMAAIGLSVAGPPLIRNATPMRIVRNSAGPAGWMPEPL, encoded by the coding sequence ATGGAAACGCCGGCCTGGCACCTCGCGATGCAGAAAATTGCCGCCGATGCCGGTGGCTTACAGACCGATATCGAGCGGTTCTACTTTTTGCGCCACGGCGAAACCGAGCACAACAAGCGGCGGATCATCCAGACGCAGCGCGGCGTGACCCTGAACGATACGGGACGCGGGCAGGCGCGCGCGGCGGCCCAGATACTGAAGAGAGTCAATTTCCTGGAAATCCATGCAAGCGACCTGGAACGCGCCTGGGAAACGGCGGAAATCGTGAACCTGGAATGCAGGAAGCCGATCCACAAGGTACCCGCACTGTATGAACGCAACTGGGGCGACTGGGCCGGTGGTTCGAATGTCGATCTGGACTGGGGCGGCAGCCCCGGCAATGGCGAAACGCTGGAGGAATTTACCCTGCGCACCCTGCACGGCTTCAACGAAGTGCTGAAACATGGTGAAATACTGGTGGTGGCGCATGGCGGTAATTATGCGGTCCTGATGGCGGCTATCGGGCTGTCGGTCGCGGGGCCGCCGCTGATCAGAAATGCGACACCGATGCGTATTGTACGCAACAGCGCCGGCCCGGCCGGCTGGATGCCTGAACCGCTCTGA
- a CDS encoding NUDIX domain-containing protein gives MKRNIRLSRLDVELHARETLLDGFIKVDRFHLRHRLHAGGWSEQVSREVQLRGAVAAVIPYDPVRDMVVLIEQFRGGVFAAEDPYPWSTEIVAGIVEPGESPDEMARRETLEESGCVIGRLEQVMEFYSSPGGSTQKVVMFCGEVSSDGVEGIYGLASEGEDIRAFAFPAGEVLDLVGNGTINNAVGIVGLQWLAMNRASLRRRWT, from the coding sequence ATGAAACGTAATATTCGATTGAGCCGCCTGGACGTCGAACTCCATGCCCGGGAAACGCTGCTGGACGGCTTTATCAAGGTCGACCGTTTCCATTTGCGCCACCGGCTGCATGCGGGCGGGTGGAGCGAACAGGTCAGTCGGGAAGTCCAGTTGCGCGGCGCCGTGGCGGCGGTCATCCCCTACGACCCGGTCCGCGACATGGTCGTCCTGATCGAACAGTTCCGCGGCGGCGTATTCGCCGCCGAGGACCCCTATCCCTGGAGTACCGAAATCGTCGCGGGCATCGTCGAACCGGGCGAATCGCCGGACGAAATGGCGCGGCGCGAAACCCTGGAGGAGTCAGGCTGCGTGATCGGGCGGCTGGAGCAGGTCATGGAATTCTATTCCAGCCCTGGCGGCTCCACGCAAAAGGTCGTGATGTTCTGCGGCGAGGTATCGTCGGACGGCGTCGAGGGCATCTACGGGCTGGCGTCGGAAGGCGAAGACATTCGCGCCTTCGCCTTTCCGGCCGGCGAGGTTCTCGATCTGGTCGGCAACGGTACAATCAACAACGCGGTCGGGATTGTCGGGCTGCAATGGCTGGCCATGAACAGGGCGTCATTGCGTCGCCGATGGACTTGA
- a CDS encoding GNAT family N-acetyltransferase, with product MTDGAAAPLRDITITSLEMRARPKRAGARPPLFKRPVMLLRAERPTLSFYRYLYNTIGRDWCWYERRQMDDNALARIIHDDSVAVYVLYVGGVPAGYVEIDSRRHVSVEIAYLGLMPEFVGRGLGRYLVNWAVDTAWDMNPERVWIHTCNLDHPAALLLYQKVGFTVFNQEKIAIPDPSAMVCFQN from the coding sequence ATGACTGACGGCGCGGCAGCCCCCCTGCGGGATATCACCATCACGTCACTGGAGATGCGCGCCCGGCCGAAACGGGCCGGCGCCCGCCCGCCCCTGTTCAAGCGGCCGGTCATGCTCCTGCGGGCCGAACGACCGACGCTGTCATTCTATCGCTACCTCTACAACACCATCGGGCGCGACTGGTGCTGGTACGAGCGACGGCAGATGGACGACAACGCCCTCGCGAGAATCATCCACGATGACAGCGTCGCGGTCTATGTCCTTTATGTCGGCGGCGTTCCTGCCGGATATGTCGAAATTGACAGCCGCCGGCATGTCAGTGTCGAAATCGCGTATCTCGGCCTCATGCCGGAATTCGTCGGCCGCGGCCTGGGCCGCTATCTCGTCAACTGGGCGGTCGATACCGCATGGGACATGAACCCGGAACGGGTATGGATTCACACCTGCAACCTGGACCATCCGGCCGCCCTGCTTCTCTACCAGAAAGTCGGCTTTACGGTATTCAATCAGGAGAAAATCGCCATTCCGGACCCGAGCGCCATGGTGTGCTTTCAAAACTAG
- the sseA gene encoding 3-mercaptopyruvate sulfurtransferase: MTYANPDALIETGWLASHLNDPHVKILDASYHLPGTGRDAETEFTQRHIPGAMLFDIEDVRDRDNPFPHMLPDAGQFGAQMETLGLSNDDLIVIYDVHGVRTSPRAWWTFRVFGHENVAILNGGLPKWLNEQLPVTDDIADPPRGTFRATLNPALVRDIDQMLANQETRRELVVDARPAGRFVGTVPEPREGLRGGHMPGSVSLPVENFIDESTKTFLPADGIKAALENQRIDYRKPVVATCGSGVAACLISLGMYLIGNETVPVYDGSWSEWGARDDTPVE; encoded by the coding sequence ATGACTTATGCCAATCCCGACGCCCTGATTGAAACCGGCTGGCTCGCCAGTCACCTCAACGATCCGCATGTCAAGATACTCGACGCCAGCTACCACCTGCCCGGAACCGGGCGTGACGCCGAGACGGAGTTTACACAGCGGCATATTCCCGGCGCCATGCTGTTCGATATCGAGGATGTGCGGGACCGGGACAATCCCTTCCCGCATATGCTACCCGACGCCGGCCAGTTCGGTGCGCAGATGGAAACGCTGGGTCTGTCCAATGACGACCTGATCGTCATATATGATGTGCACGGCGTCCGCACCTCGCCGCGCGCCTGGTGGACCTTTCGGGTCTTCGGTCACGAAAACGTCGCCATCCTCAATGGCGGCCTGCCGAAATGGCTGAACGAACAACTGCCGGTTACCGACGATATTGCCGATCCGCCGCGCGGGACCTTCCGGGCGACCCTCAACCCGGCGCTCGTCCGCGACATTGACCAGATGCTCGCCAATCAGGAAACGCGGCGGGAACTCGTCGTCGACGCCCGCCCCGCGGGACGGTTTGTCGGCACCGTGCCCGAACCCCGCGAAGGGTTGCGCGGCGGCCATATGCCCGGTTCGGTCAGCCTTCCGGTTGAAAACTTCATCGACGAATCCACCAAGACCTTCCTGCCGGCGGACGGCATCAAGGCGGCGCTGGAAAACCAGCGGATCGACTATCGGAAACCTGTGGTCGCCACATGCGGTTCCGGCGTCGCCGCGTGCCTGATTTCCCTCGGGATGTACCTGATCGGCAATGAAACCGTACCCGTTTACGACGGGTCCTGGTCGGAATGGGGCGCGCGCGACGATACGCCCGTCGAATAG
- a CDS encoding cupin domain-containing protein, translating into MDKSSRGAAFVVQPGEGQSYWQPVPANGYAEVMVSSRNDPSIAGFSSGVQVIAPGCHIREHQHGTEQELLFFFEGKGTVLVNGEEHRVQPGTTVYAGPGNSHKIMNDGPDDLKMMWVMMPGGLEDFFEQIGRARRLGEDAPAPFARPENIAEIEARTVFTPVDGANGE; encoded by the coding sequence ATGGACAAATCTTCAAGGGGCGCGGCCTTTGTGGTCCAGCCGGGCGAGGGACAGAGCTATTGGCAACCGGTCCCGGCAAACGGCTATGCCGAGGTGATGGTTTCCAGCCGCAATGACCCGTCCATCGCCGGGTTTTCCAGCGGCGTTCAGGTCATCGCGCCCGGATGCCATATCCGTGAACACCAGCACGGCACGGAACAGGAACTTCTGTTCTTCTTCGAAGGGAAGGGAACGGTTCTCGTCAACGGCGAGGAGCATCGTGTCCAGCCGGGTACCACGGTCTATGCGGGGCCAGGAAATTCGCACAAGATCATGAATGACGGACCAGACGACCTGAAGATGATGTGGGTCATGATGCCGGGCGGTCTGGAAGACTTCTTCGAACAGATCGGCCGCGCCAGGAGGCTCGGCGAAGACGCGCCGGCGCCATTCGCCCGACCGGAAAACATCGCGGAAATTGAGGCGCGAACTGTCTTTACGCCGGTGGATGGCGCCAACGGCGAGTAA
- a CDS encoding methylenetetrahydrofolate reductase, which translates to MSNLRKTIAAGCFTVTAEIVPPLSASPATLLAKADPLRGLVDAVNVTDAAGARVTMSSTAAASLLLNYGVEPVLQMTCRTRNRLAIEGDLIGNAALGINNVLVLTGDDPTTGDEPESAIVNDLNSQGVVAIAKQMRDEGKIPSGRDIDPAPDLFLGVADSPVDPDADWKPHSLIAKADAGANFVQTQFCFDVAPLKRYMDALAGFGLTDRMAFLIGVGPIASVRSAIWMNENLFGVTVPDSIIKRLEGAADQKAEGRRICVEIIQQLQEVSGVAGVHIMAPNQDMDGIAAVISESGVRAGR; encoded by the coding sequence ATGAGCAATCTTCGCAAAACGATAGCCGCGGGCTGTTTCACTGTAACGGCGGAAATCGTCCCGCCGCTATCCGCTTCCCCGGCAACGCTTCTCGCGAAGGCCGATCCGCTGCGCGGCCTTGTCGATGCCGTCAACGTCACGGACGCCGCCGGTGCGCGGGTCACCATGTCGAGCACCGCCGCCGCCTCTCTTCTGTTGAATTACGGGGTCGAACCCGTGTTGCAGATGACCTGCCGGACGCGAAACCGGCTCGCCATCGAAGGCGACCTGATCGGCAATGCCGCGCTTGGGATCAACAACGTGCTCGTCCTCACCGGCGACGATCCGACGACGGGCGACGAGCCGGAATCGGCGATCGTGAACGATCTTAATTCGCAGGGCGTCGTCGCCATCGCGAAGCAGATGCGGGATGAGGGAAAAATTCCCTCCGGCCGGGATATCGATCCGGCGCCGGACCTGTTTCTGGGGGTGGCGGACAGTCCCGTCGATCCGGACGCGGACTGGAAGCCGCACAGCCTGATCGCGAAGGCGGATGCGGGCGCGAATTTCGTCCAGACGCAGTTCTGCTTCGACGTGGCGCCGCTGAAACGTTATATGGATGCGCTGGCCGGATTCGGCCTGACCGACCGGATGGCGTTTCTGATCGGCGTCGGTCCCATTGCGTCGGTCCGTTCGGCGATATGGATGAACGAAAACCTGTTCGGGGTGACCGTGCCGGACAGTATCATCAAACGGCTTGAAGGCGCCGCCGACCAGAAGGCCGAAGGACGGCGGATTTGCGTTGAAATCATCCAGCAATTGCAGGAAGTTTCGGGCGTGGCGGGCGTACATATCATGGCGCCCAACCAGGATATGGATGGCATTGCCGCGGTCATTTCGGAATCCGGCGTCCGCGCCGGACGGTAA
- the rutD gene encoding pyrimidine utilization protein D, producing MPFLTLSDGESLHYEVHGAGPPLLLVSGLGGVASFWKPHVAVLAEKFRVILHDHRGAGASSKSLIEYSVSQMTDDLLQLMNHLDIGRADFVGHSTGGAIGQTMALDFPERIDRLVLSATWTAADDYFRRLFDMRSSILSAGGIEAYVRSQAVFMFPPDWIRRRLSAMLQQEEETIRAFPPPEVMLRRIRAIQKFNRQAELGNIAAPCLVIGARDDMITPAYYSEELGRLIPDAQTVILPTGGHFFPVSQAEAFRNHLSCFLTATESNTS from the coding sequence ATGCCGTTCCTGACGCTTTCCGATGGCGAAAGTCTCCATTACGAGGTGCATGGCGCGGGACCGCCGCTGTTGCTGGTGTCCGGTCTTGGCGGCGTCGCGTCTTTCTGGAAACCGCATGTCGCGGTCCTGGCTGAAAAATTCAGGGTCATTCTGCACGACCACCGCGGCGCCGGCGCCAGCAGCAAGTCGCTGATCGAATATTCGGTGTCGCAGATGACCGACGACCTGCTGCAACTGATGAATCATCTCGATATCGGCCGCGCGGATTTTGTCGGGCACTCGACCGGCGGGGCCATCGGGCAGACCATGGCGCTGGATTTCCCGGAACGGATCGACCGTCTGGTGCTCAGCGCGACCTGGACCGCGGCGGATGACTATTTCCGCCGCCTGTTCGACATGCGCAGCAGCATCCTGAGCGCGGGGGGAATCGAGGCCTATGTCCGTTCGCAGGCGGTCTTCATGTTTCCGCCGGACTGGATCCGCCGGCGGCTGTCGGCGATGCTGCAGCAGGAGGAGGAAACGATCCGGGCGTTTCCGCCGCCGGAGGTCATGCTGCGCCGTATCCGGGCGATCCAGAAATTCAATCGCCAGGCGGAGCTGGGCAATATCGCCGCCCCCTGTCTGGTCATCGGCGCCCGCGACGACATGATCACACCGGCCTACTATTCCGAGGAACTGGGCCGGCTGATTCCCGATGCGCAAACCGTGATCCTGCCGACAGGGGGGCATTTCTTTCCGGTTTCTCAGGCGGAAGCGTTCCGCAACCATCTGTCCTGTTTCCTCACCGCCACCGAAAGCAATACATCATGA
- a CDS encoding GNAT family acetyltransferase: MQIRPIRDGDTDNVIALWRQCGLLRPWNDPVADIRLARNTQSAEIFVGACENDVIAAVIMCGHDGHRGWLYYLGVAPERHRQGLGKAMVGHAEGWLRDLGVPKLELMIRNANADVARFYESMGYRTEPVITMSRWLHRPADAQDD; the protein is encoded by the coding sequence ATGCAGATACGACCGATCCGCGATGGCGATACGGACAACGTCATCGCCCTGTGGCGGCAATGCGGCCTTCTGCGGCCGTGGAATGACCCGGTCGCCGATATCCGCCTTGCCCGCAATACGCAAAGCGCCGAAATTTTCGTCGGCGCCTGCGAGAACGATGTCATTGCCGCTGTCATCATGTGCGGCCATGACGGCCACCGCGGATGGCTGTATTATCTGGGGGTGGCACCGGAACGGCATCGACAGGGGCTTGGCAAAGCGATGGTCGGACATGCGGAAGGATGGCTGCGCGACCTTGGCGTGCCCAAACTGGAACTCATGATCCGCAATGCCAACGCGGACGTGGCGCGGTTTTACGAATCCATGGGATACAGGACCGAACCGGTCATTACCATGTCGCGCTGGCTGCACCGACCGGCGGACGCGCAGGATGACTGA
- a CDS encoding NUDIX domain-containing protein — translation MNRDDVKLEARENLHQGFFRMDHFQLRHRLFAGDWSPVLSREIMLRDPVAAVIPYDPVLDRVVLIEQFRGGMFVAGDPRPWSIEIVAGIIEKDETVAEMARRETLEETGCRVGRLEKVMDFYPSPGGCSEFVTVFCGEVSSDGVGGIHGLAEEGEDIRVFTESVDDAIAHVASGAINNSIGIIGVQWLALNRSALRRRWDQARNET, via the coding sequence ATGAATCGAGACGACGTCAAACTGGAAGCCAGAGAAAACCTGCATCAGGGATTTTTCCGCATGGATCATTTCCAGTTGCGCCACCGGCTGTTCGCCGGGGACTGGAGCCCCGTGCTGAGCCGGGAAATCATGCTGCGCGATCCCGTTGCCGCCGTCATCCCCTATGACCCGGTCCTTGACCGGGTCGTGTTGATCGAACAGTTTCGCGGCGGCATGTTCGTCGCGGGCGACCCGCGGCCCTGGAGCATCGAGATTGTCGCAGGAATAATAGAAAAAGACGAAACAGTCGCCGAAATGGCGCGCCGGGAAACGCTCGAAGAAACCGGTTGCCGCGTCGGCCGCCTCGAAAAGGTGATGGATTTCTACCCCAGCCCCGGCGGCTGTTCCGAATTCGTGACCGTGTTCTGCGGCGAAGTATCGTCGGATGGCGTGGGCGGGATCCATGGCCTTGCGGAAGAAGGCGAGGATATCCGCGTTTTCACCGAATCGGTCGATGATGCAATCGCCCATGTGGCATCCGGTGCGATCAACAATTCCATCGGCATCATCGGCGTGCAGTGGCTCGCCCTCAACCGAAGCGCCCTGCGCCGGCGCTGGGATCAGGCCCGGAATGAAACGTAA
- a CDS encoding SDR family oxidoreductase — MDVRMDGRTALITGSSLGLGLAMGHRFAESGANVALVGRRADVVKQAEEAVRESAGGNGGKVASFACDVASAEGVKELHEAVVDALGPVDILVNNAGTSQTGKFDDITDEVWQADIDLKLFAAIRLCRLVMPGMRERKWGRIINVLNLGAKAPRPGGAPTAVSRAAGMALTKILAGEGAPHNILVNGLLVGNIQSDQWVQRHKNEGSGKTLDEYYAQLGQRIPLGRLGTAEEFANMACFLASEQGSYITGVAINVDGGMSPVV; from the coding sequence GTGGACGTAAGAATGGATGGGCGCACGGCGCTGATCACGGGCAGCAGCCTGGGATTGGGGCTGGCGATGGGGCACCGGTTCGCGGAATCCGGCGCCAATGTCGCCCTGGTCGGTCGCCGCGCCGATGTGGTGAAGCAGGCGGAAGAAGCGGTCCGCGAGTCGGCGGGCGGGAACGGCGGCAAGGTTGCCTCCTTCGCCTGCGACGTCGCCAGCGCCGAAGGCGTGAAGGAACTGCACGAGGCGGTGGTCGACGCGCTGGGGCCGGTCGATATTCTCGTCAACAATGCCGGCACGTCGCAGACCGGCAAATTCGACGACATCACCGATGAAGTCTGGCAGGCCGATATCGATCTGAAACTTTTCGCGGCGATCCGCCTCTGCCGACTGGTCATGCCGGGCATGCGCGAACGCAAATGGGGCCGGATCATCAATGTGCTGAACCTCGGCGCCAAGGCGCCGCGGCCCGGCGGCGCGCCGACAGCGGTCAGCCGCGCGGCGGGCATGGCGCTGACCAAGATTCTGGCGGGCGAGGGCGCGCCGCACAATATCCTGGTCAACGGCCTTCTGGTCGGCAATATCCAGAGCGACCAGTGGGTCCAGCGGCACAAGAACGAAGGGAGCGGCAAGACGCTGGACGAATATTACGCCCAGCTTGGCCAGCGCATTCCGCTGGGCCGCCTGGGTACGGCGGAGGAATTCGCCAACATGGCATGTTTCCTTGCCTCCGAGCAGGGATCCTACATCACCGGCGTCGCGATCAATGTCGATGGCGGCATGAGCCCCGTCGTCTGA
- a CDS encoding alanyl-tRNA editing protein: protein MITEELFRADSYLRECDATVIGVNDRGGIILDRTVFYPTGGGQPGDTGFLAPANGEPIRIVTTVKGDGDENVVHVAAEGSDLPAPGESVTARLDWARRYAHMRMHTCLHLLCAAIPFGVTGGRIGADKSSLDFDIGDGSLDKPVIEAEINRLVAADRAVAARWVDEAELDANPEMVRTMSVQPPRGSGSIRLLEIAGVDLQPCGGTHLARTGEVGRVQVGKIENKGKRNRRVNIILAGP, encoded by the coding sequence ATGATCACGGAGGAGCTGTTCCGGGCGGATTCGTACCTGCGCGAATGCGACGCCACGGTTATCGGCGTCAATGACCGTGGCGGAATCATCCTCGACCGAACGGTCTTCTACCCGACCGGCGGCGGCCAGCCCGGCGACACCGGATTCCTGGCGCCCGCGAACGGGGAACCGATCCGCATCGTCACCACGGTAAAAGGCGACGGCGACGAAAACGTCGTCCATGTCGCCGCGGAAGGCAGTGACCTTCCGGCGCCCGGCGAAAGCGTCACGGCGCGGCTCGACTGGGCGCGGCGCTATGCCCATATGCGGATGCATACCTGCCTGCACCTGCTGTGCGCCGCCATACCCTTCGGCGTGACCGGCGGCAGGATCGGCGCCGACAAAAGCAGCCTCGATTTCGACATCGGCGACGGCAGCCTGGACAAACCCGTCATCGAAGCAGAGATCAACCGCCTCGTCGCGGCGGACCGCGCCGTTGCCGCCCGCTGGGTCGATGAGGCGGAACTCGACGCCAATCCGGAAATGGTGCGCACCATGTCGGTCCAGCCGCCCCGGGGCTCCGGCAGCATAAGGCTGCTCGAAATTGCCGGTGTGGACCTGCAACCCTGCGGCGGCACCCATCTCGCCCGGACCGGCGAGGTCGGACGCGTCCAGGTCGGCAAGATCGAAAACAAGGGGAAACGCAACCGGCGCGTCAATATTATACTGGCGGGACCATGA
- a CDS encoding cysteine synthase A codes for MDVRDGLIGSIGNTPLIKLRKASEETGCTILGKAEFLNPGGSVKDRAAMYIILDAEERGVLQPGGVIVEGTAGNTGIGLALVGNARGYRTVIVIPETQSQEKKDMLRLCGAELREVPALPYKNPDNYVHVSERLAAELAKSEPNGALWANQWDNPANRGGHYKSTGPEIWRQTDGAVDGFTCAIGTGGTFSGIADFLKERNSAIVAAVADPPGAAMYAYFTSGELKSEGSSITEGIGQGRVTGNVKDARADTAYLIPDAESVQICFDLLNYEGLCVGSSSGVNVAGAIRLARELGPGKTIVTILCDSGTRYMSKLFNPAFLREKDLPVPTWLEAR; via the coding sequence ATGGACGTTCGGGACGGACTGATCGGCAGCATCGGCAACACGCCGCTGATAAAACTGCGCAAGGCCTCAGAGGAAACCGGCTGCACGATCCTCGGCAAGGCGGAGTTCCTCAACCCCGGAGGATCGGTCAAGGACCGCGCGGCCATGTATATCATTCTGGACGCCGAAGAACGCGGCGTGCTGCAGCCCGGCGGCGTCATCGTCGAGGGCACGGCGGGCAATACCGGTATCGGCCTGGCTCTGGTCGGCAATGCGCGCGGCTATCGCACCGTCATCGTCATTCCGGAGACCCAGTCGCAGGAAAAGAAAGACATGCTGCGGCTCTGCGGTGCGGAGCTCCGGGAAGTTCCGGCCCTGCCGTACAAGAATCCGGACAACTACGTCCATGTGTCCGAACGGCTCGCGGCCGAACTGGCCAAATCGGAACCGAACGGCGCCCTGTGGGCGAACCAGTGGGACAACCCCGCGAACCGCGGCGGGCATTACAAGTCCACCGGCCCCGAAATCTGGCGCCAGACCGACGGCGCGGTGGACGGGTTTACCTGCGCCATTGGCACCGGCGGCACCTTTTCCGGGATCGCCGATTTCCTGAAGGAACGGAACAGCGCCATTGTCGCCGCCGTGGCGGACCCGCCGGGCGCCGCCATGTACGCCTATTTCACGAGCGGCGAATTGAAATCGGAAGGCAGTTCGATCACCGAAGGCATCGGCCAGGGCCGCGTCACCGGCAATGTGAAGGACGCCCGCGCCGACACGGCTTACCTGATTCCCGATGCGGAATCGGTGCAGATATGTTTCGACCTGCTCAACTACGAAGGGCTGTGCGTCGGCAGTTCCAGCGGCGTGAACGTCGCCGGCGCCATACGCCTGGCCAGGGAGCTTGGCCCGGGCAAGACAATCGTCACAATCCTGTGCGATTCCGGTACGCGGTACATGTCGAAACTGTTCAATCCCGCCTTCCTGCGCGAGAAGGACCTGCCTGTCCCGACATGGCTGGAAGCCAGATGA